One genomic window of Manihot esculenta cultivar AM560-2 chromosome 16, M.esculenta_v8, whole genome shotgun sequence includes the following:
- the LOC110603832 gene encoding BTB/POZ domain-containing protein NPY1, translating into MKFMKLGSKPDALQAEGKSIRYVSSELATDVTINVGEVKFYLHKFPLLSKSNHLQKLALKASEENADEINMLDFPGGPKAFETCAKFCYGMTVTLNAYNVVAARCAAEYLEMTEDMDRGNLIFKIEVFLNSSIFRSWKDSIIALQTTKSVLPWSENLKIVGRCIDSIASKTSVDPANITWSYTYNRKLSVPDKIVEDGMQFQEKNESVPRDWWVEDICELNIDLYKRVIVAVKSKGRMDSKVIGEALKTYAVRWLPDTFEDFVSDSRAWKYKYVVETLVSLLPSDKGVGCSCSFLLKLLKIAMLVGVGDLPREDLVERISLKLHEASVKDLLISAQSPQTTLYNVELVQCLVTRYMTNEKHSEYLSVEKNDETDDFVLRHGHGYMLSVGKIIDGYLSEIARDPNLTLTSFIDLSQTIPETARPTHDALYEAIDTYLKEHPSLTKAERKKICSLMDVKKLTKDASMHAAQNERLPLRVVVQVLFFEQVRASAGVQALRNNTNDVPYSMTNTDEECEKTAVDDNKSVERQTSQLKIQDEFLENEKIMKKNSKNSKSGMQLLPSRSRRIFDKLWVIGKGHGENKSSETSGSSQSPTSMVPGDTKSSGSSSRHRRHSIS; encoded by the exons GTATGTGTCATCTGAGCTGGCTACAGATGTCACCATAAATGTTGGCGAGGTCAAGTTTTATCTACACAAG TTTCCTCTCTTGTCGAAAAGCAATCACTTGCAAAAACTAGCGTTGAAAGCCAGTGAGGAGAATGCTGATGAAATTAATATGCTTGATTTTCCTGGTGGGCCGAAGGCCTTTGAAACTTGTGCTAAATTCTGCTATGGTATGACCGTTACTCTCAATGCTTACAATGTAGTAGCTGCTCGTTGTGCAGCTGAGTACCTTGAGATGACCGAGGATATGGATCGAGGGAACcttattttcaaaattgaggTATTTCTGAACTCCAGTATCTTCCGAAGCTGGAAGGATTCCATTATTGCTCTTCAAACCACCAAATCCGTTCTGCCTTGGTCTGAAAATCTGAAGATTGTGGGAAGGTGCATAGATTCTATTGCATCTAAAACCTCTGTGGATCCAGCAAACATTACTTGGTCATACACATACAATAGAAAGTTGTCAGTGCCTGATAAAATAGTTGAAGATGGTATGCAGTTTCAAGAGAAAAATGAATCTGTTCCAAGGGATTGGTGGGTTGAAGATATATGTGAACTGAATATTGATCTTTACAAGCGAGTCATTGTTGCTGTTAAATCAAAGGGAAGAATGGACAGTAAAGTTATTGGGGAGGCACTGAAAACTTATGCTGTCAGATGGTTGCCAGATACATTTGAAGATTTTGTTTCTGACAGTCGTGCTTGGAAGTACAAATATGTGGTGGAAACACTGGTTTCTTTATTGCCTTCGGACAAGGGTGTAGGTTGCTCATGTAGTTTTTTGCTGAAATTGTTGAAAATTGCCATGCTTGTTGGAGTGGGTGATTTGCCTAGGGAAGATTTGGTAGAGAGAATCAGTTTAAAGTTGCATGAGGCCTCTGTTAAGGACTTGTTGATCTCAGCACAGTCCCCTCAAACCACATTATATAATGTGGAATTGGTACAATGCCTTGTGACTCGTTATATGACTAATGAAAAGCATAGCGAGTATTTAAGTGTTGAGAAGAATGATGAGACTGATGACTTTGTTTTACGCCATGGGCATGGATACATGTTGAGTGTTGGAAAAATAATTGATGGATATCTTTCAGAAATTGCACGTGACCCAAATCTCACACTGACCAGTTTTATCGACTTGTCACAAACTATTCCAGAGACTGCTAGACCAACCCATGATGCACTGTACGAAGCCATTGACACCTATCTGAAG GAGCATCCCAGTTTGACAAAGGCTGAGAGAAAGAAGATATGTTCACTGATGGACGTCAAGAAACTGACAAAAGATGCATCCATGCATGCTGCACAGAATGAGCGGCTCCCACTTCGTGTTGTGGTCCAAGTTTTATTTTTCGAGCAGGTCAGGGCTAGTGCTGGTGTTCAAGCTCTTCGCAACAATACCAATGATGTTCCATATTCAATGACAAACACTGACGAAGAATGTGAGAAGACAGCAGTAGATGATAACAAATCTGTCGAGCGACAGACGAGTCAACTGAAAATACAAGATGAATTCCTGGAAAACGAAAAAATAATGAAGAAAAACAGCAAGAACAGCAAAAGTGGCATGCAGTTGCTGCCATCTCGATCAAGGAGAATATTTGACAAATTATGGGTCATCGGGAAAGGACATGGAGAGAACAAAAGCTCAGAGACATCAGGGAGTTCACAGAGCCCAACATCAATGGTTCCAGGGGACACCAAGTCCTCAGGTTCATCTTCAAGACACAGGAGACACTCTATCTCCTAA